Proteins from a single region of Bremerella sp. JC817:
- a CDS encoding UbiA family prenyltransferase has product MAFGKLCRLPNLFTAWADIFAGFFIVSAFSNLGIANLNAPAIFVCLVLASSLIYSAGMVLNDYYDRDIDAQQRPNRPIPSGAIAPQTAMLAGYGMLLVGCLVALLGGYVYVDYAAIPWRGGVVALALSVCVVAYDAVLKRTFLAPWMMGACRFFNILLGMSLAKGLPLEDWPQLLSFDLGQLMFAGGIGLYIVGVTWFARTEATESSRPMLILGAGLMLAGILMLAVLPFVQPSIVDVDRSQAFGLAGILVLLSLSLIRRVVIAIMTPVPENVQTTIKQAILSLIFFNAAITLAVCGTIWAVSIVALLVPMLGLRRWMYST; this is encoded by the coding sequence TTGGCTTTCGGAAAACTGTGTCGACTTCCGAATCTATTCACGGCTTGGGCCGATATCTTCGCCGGTTTTTTCATCGTCTCGGCGTTTTCGAACCTGGGCATTGCCAATCTGAACGCCCCGGCGATCTTCGTGTGCCTGGTGCTGGCCTCGAGTTTGATTTACTCGGCCGGTATGGTGCTGAACGACTATTACGACCGAGACATCGACGCCCAACAGCGACCCAATCGGCCCATTCCTTCCGGGGCGATCGCTCCCCAGACGGCGATGCTGGCGGGCTATGGCATGTTGCTTGTGGGCTGCCTGGTCGCGCTGCTGGGGGGCTATGTTTACGTCGACTACGCTGCGATTCCTTGGCGAGGCGGGGTCGTGGCCCTGGCTCTGTCGGTTTGCGTGGTTGCTTACGATGCCGTCCTGAAGCGGACCTTTCTGGCTCCCTGGATGATGGGGGCATGCCGCTTTTTCAATATCTTGCTCGGAATGAGCCTGGCCAAGGGATTGCCCCTGGAAGACTGGCCTCAACTGCTGAGCTTTGATCTGGGACAACTGATGTTTGCCGGCGGGATTGGTCTGTATATCGTCGGGGTGACCTGGTTTGCCCGGACGGAAGCGACCGAAAGCAGCCGCCCGATGCTGATTTTGGGGGCCGGGTTGATGCTGGCGGGCATCCTGATGCTGGCCGTTTTGCCGTTCGTGCAGCCCTCGATTGTCGATGTCGACCGATCTCAGGCATTCGGCTTGGCAGGCATTTTGGTATTATTAAGTCTGTCCTTAATCCGACGCGTGGTGATCGCCATCATGACGCCGGTTCCCGAAAATGTGCAAACGACGATCAAACAGGCGATCTTGTCGCTGATTTTTTTCAACGCGGCAATTACCCTGGCTGTATGTGGAACGATCTGGGCGGTTTCGATTGTCGCCTTGCTGGTTCCCATGCTGGGGCTGCGGCGTTGGATGTATTCAACCTAA
- a CDS encoding sugar phosphate isomerase/epimerase family protein, with translation MILGYNTNGLAHHDPFDAVEILSEIGYSAIALTIDHLTLTPFGNTYLATRQVDLLAKVLDEAKMRSVIETGARFLLNPRVKHEPTFVSPDAKGRDLRYEFMRHCIDTAQTLKSDCVSVWSGRLLDDVSEEVAMDRLVASLEPVLDYAAEREVTLGFEPEPGMFIDTMAKFDQLQQRIDATNFQLTIDIGHLHCQGETPIADYLRRYGDRIVNIHIEDMKAGVHEHLPFGDGEIDFPPIFQALKEIDYQGPVNVELSRHSHDGPNMAQKSYDFLKPLI, from the coding sequence ATGATCCTGGGATACAACACGAATGGACTCGCGCATCACGATCCTTTCGATGCCGTAGAGATCTTATCCGAGATCGGATACTCGGCCATCGCGTTGACGATCGATCATCTGACGTTGACCCCCTTCGGTAATACCTATCTGGCAACTCGCCAGGTCGATCTGTTGGCCAAAGTTCTGGACGAAGCGAAGATGCGTTCGGTTATCGAGACCGGTGCCCGCTTCCTGCTGAACCCACGTGTCAAGCACGAGCCCACATTCGTCAGCCCTGATGCCAAAGGTCGGGACCTTCGTTACGAATTCATGCGGCACTGTATTGATACCGCCCAGACACTCAAAAGCGACTGCGTGTCGGTCTGGTCTGGGCGACTGTTGGACGATGTCTCGGAAGAGGTCGCCATGGATCGCCTGGTCGCGTCGCTCGAGCCAGTCCTCGACTACGCCGCCGAACGCGAGGTGACGCTTGGCTTTGAACCCGAGCCAGGCATGTTCATCGATACGATGGCGAAGTTCGATCAATTGCAGCAGCGGATCGATGCGACCAACTTCCAGTTGACCATTGATATCGGCCACCTCCATTGTCAGGGGGAAACCCCGATCGCGGACTACCTGCGGCGATATGGTGATCGGATTGTGAACATTCATATTGAAGACATGAAGGCCGGGGTGCACGAGCACCTACCCTTCGGTGATGGCGAAATCGATTTCCCGCCGATCTTCCAGGCTTTGAAAGAGATCGACTACCAAGGCCCGGTGAACGTCGAGTTGAGTCGCCACAGCCACGATGGGCCGAACATGGCCCAAAAGTCGTACGACTTTCTGAAGCCGCTAATTTAG
- a CDS encoding nucleotide pyrophosphatase/phosphodiesterase family protein gives MADNVVLLSIPGLRASDVAHMPNLKALTQDGDKATLVPSFPAVTLSVETNIMTGTLPVDHGVVANGWYDRAKGEVELWTMGNEAIEQPQIWDILKKHNADLTSAVWFPMLSKRCKADYVCMPAPVHNPDGSESLWCYTRPTEYYGDLLAEYGHFPLKFFWGPLASIPSTIWISDTAVLTAKKHKPNFFYIYLPHLDYQAQKLGPDSEAAMKSVAELDAVLGEMFAGLKEAYGEEVLILVASEYTIVPVDHVAYPNRVLREAGLLQVNSGEEGETIDYPGSSAFAVADHQVSHVYVKDADEATIQKVVELFQGTEGIAEVLAGSDRGKYFLEHANSGDVILVSSANSWQAYYYWLDDAAAPKFARTVDIHRKPGYDPVELHVDMATKSIPLDATLVKGSHGAPAQSDAQRGVLLSNQKGVYPETPIADTDVCDLILRQFNI, from the coding sequence ATGGCCGACAACGTCGTACTCCTTTCGATCCCAGGCCTGCGAGCCTCCGACGTCGCCCACATGCCAAACCTGAAGGCACTGACGCAAGATGGCGACAAGGCGACCTTGGTACCAAGCTTTCCGGCCGTGACCCTTTCGGTGGAAACCAACATCATGACCGGTACCTTGCCGGTCGATCATGGTGTGGTGGCCAACGGTTGGTACGACCGAGCCAAGGGAGAAGTCGAACTGTGGACGATGGGTAACGAGGCCATCGAGCAGCCCCAGATCTGGGATATCTTGAAGAAGCACAACGCGGACCTAACTTCGGCTGTCTGGTTCCCGATGTTGAGCAAACGCTGCAAAGCCGATTACGTCTGCATGCCAGCCCCGGTGCATAACCCGGACGGCAGCGAATCGTTGTGGTGCTATACCCGACCAACCGAATACTACGGGGACTTGCTGGCCGAATATGGTCACTTCCCGCTCAAGTTCTTCTGGGGGCCATTGGCTTCGATTCCATCGACCATATGGATCTCGGACACGGCCGTGCTGACCGCCAAGAAACACAAGCCAAACTTCTTCTACATCTACTTGCCGCACCTCGACTACCAGGCCCAGAAGTTGGGCCCCGACAGCGAGGCGGCCATGAAATCGGTCGCGGAACTCGATGCCGTGCTGGGCGAGATGTTCGCCGGCTTGAAAGAAGCCTACGGCGAAGAAGTGCTGATCCTGGTCGCCAGCGAATATACGATCGTTCCAGTCGATCACGTGGCCTACCCGAACCGCGTGCTGCGAGAAGCAGGACTGTTGCAGGTGAACAGCGGCGAAGAAGGGGAAACGATCGACTACCCCGGCAGCAGCGCCTTCGCGGTGGCGGATCACCAGGTTTCGCACGTCTATGTGAAAGATGCCGACGAAGCGACCATTCAAAAGGTTGTCGAGCTATTCCAGGGAACCGAAGGCATTGCAGAGGTCCTGGCTGGCAGCGATCGTGGCAAGTACTTCCTGGAGCATGCCAATAGCGGCGACGTCATTCTGGTGTCGTCCGCCAACAGTTGGCAGGCTTATTATTACTGGCTCGACGATGCGGCCGCGCCGAAGTTTGCTCGCACCGTCGACATCCATCGCAAGCCTGGTTACGACCCGGTTGAACTGCATGTCGACATGGCGACCAAGTCGATTCCGCTCGATGCGACGCTCGTCAAAGGCTCGCATGGTGCACCGGCCCAGTCCGATGCCCAGCGCGGCGTACTGCTGTCGAACCAGAAAGGTGTCTATCCCGAGACCCCGATCGCCGACACCGACGTGTGTGACCTGATTCTCCGCCAGTTCAATATCTAA